One window from the genome of Bacteroidales bacterium encodes:
- a CDS encoding carboxypeptidase regulatory-like domain-containing protein has protein sequence MKKYFFVFIMLTFTLTSFSQEKVIIRFSNPDPILVKHFATNNYDIAAYSPTVFLDLVVTEEEYNSLLAQGYVATVIQTEAGMRANLRGDADLPGYRSYQESLAELQQMQIDHPEICKLFDLGDSRGKEYYLAGNNNYVNYQHDIWALKVSDNVELDEDEPAIYYMGAHHAREPLSTEVAFYVLNHILDNYGTNPSITENVNSKEIWFIPVVNPDGQKIVLDQIDVNWRKNIRDNDNNGQVTLSGGWSYPDGVDPNRNYGWQFGGQGASSDPGELTYHGPSAFSEPEIAAMRDLMADHHFVAGITYHTYSELVLWPYGYLDGATAPDATALAALGTAMGQSIPKLGSGNYTPQPSWALYPSSGTTDDYAYGNHGIFSYTIELATQFIPPANQVLGICQDNLQAALILLNRVNTSTLTGLVTNSVTGEPVVAEVYVQGIDNTGLYREPYRSNEAFGRYYRLLPNGNYTVTFSAFGYISQTFNNVNINSQGQTELNVSMVQSQIITVTGTVTDSDTGEPIANASVEVLGTPIDPVYTNNNGEYTIDEIFENTYSFKVWAENYATLIQQVTVSPQNTVANFELTETNAVSFEAGVFPTGWTFSGNANWTITSAVSWDGQYSARSGAIGNDQTSQMIYTMEAASAGEISFYRKVSSEADYDYLRFYINNVQKGQWSGEVAWSEVSFPVTAGMNTFKWVYEKDVFVVSGQDAAWIDYIIFPPSPTVNANAGPNGQICSNETFTCQGDASFYTSVQWTTAGDGTFSNASILTPVYTPGTNDILNGSVVLTLTAFDGTNSSSDGLTLTIDQLPANGTQINGVAEVCAGSIEMYSCQQIAHADEYEWTLTPAEAGVIQTQNNNEVIVVWADGYTNTAVLQVRGLNDCGYGAYSDEFIVTVNDCTGLNEMTTPGFSLLPNPAEDHITIALSDLFSGNLNIRIYSISGTLQHEQNTPASSDFKLAIELHGMQSGVYFVVITDGNDRAIEKLVIK, from the coding sequence ATGAAAAAGTATTTCTTTGTTTTTATCATGTTAACCTTCACGTTAACAAGCTTTTCACAGGAAAAAGTAATCATTCGTTTTTCCAACCCCGACCCCATCCTTGTAAAGCATTTTGCCACCAACAATTACGATATCGCCGCTTACAGCCCGACGGTATTTCTTGATCTGGTGGTTACCGAAGAAGAATACAACAGTTTGCTGGCTCAGGGGTATGTAGCAACCGTTATTCAAACCGAGGCCGGGATGCGGGCCAATCTGAGGGGGGATGCCGACCTGCCCGGCTATCGTTCGTATCAGGAATCGCTGGCCGAGCTTCAGCAGATGCAAATTGACCATCCGGAAATTTGTAAACTTTTTGATTTAGGCGATAGCCGCGGAAAGGAATATTACCTCGCCGGAAATAATAATTATGTCAATTACCAGCATGATATCTGGGCATTGAAGGTTTCGGATAATGTGGAACTGGATGAAGATGAGCCGGCCATTTATTACATGGGCGCCCACCATGCCCGCGAACCGCTCAGCACGGAAGTAGCTTTCTATGTGCTCAATCATATTCTCGACAATTACGGAACAAACCCTTCAATTACTGAGAATGTGAATTCAAAAGAAATCTGGTTTATCCCGGTTGTCAATCCCGACGGGCAAAAAATTGTACTGGATCAGATTGATGTCAACTGGCGCAAGAACATCCGTGATAACGACAACAATGGCCAGGTCACTTTATCGGGAGGATGGAGTTATCCTGATGGTGTTGACCCTAACCGTAATTATGGATGGCAGTTTGGCGGCCAGGGAGCAAGTTCTGATCCGGGAGAATTGACCTATCACGGTCCATCAGCGTTTTCCGAACCCGAAATTGCCGCCATGCGCGACCTGATGGCTGACCATCATTTTGTTGCAGGCATTACCTATCATACTTATAGCGAATTAGTCCTATGGCCTTATGGATACCTGGATGGAGCCACTGCTCCCGATGCCACCGCTTTGGCTGCTTTGGGAACTGCCATGGGACAATCCATTCCGAAACTCGGCTCAGGAAACTATACTCCGCAACCCTCATGGGCACTGTACCCAAGTTCTGGAACAACCGACGATTATGCCTATGGCAACCATGGAATTTTTAGCTATACCATCGAGCTCGCCACACAATTTATTCCTCCGGCAAATCAGGTTTTGGGGATTTGCCAGGACAACCTGCAGGCTGCATTGATTTTATTGAACCGGGTAAATACGTCAACTTTAACGGGTTTGGTTACAAATTCAGTAACCGGAGAACCTGTGGTTGCAGAAGTTTACGTACAAGGCATCGACAATACCGGCCTTTACAGGGAACCATACAGGAGCAATGAAGCCTTCGGAAGATACTACCGCTTGTTGCCAAACGGTAACTACACCGTTACTTTTTCAGCTTTCGGATACATTTCACAAACTTTTAATAATGTGAACATTAACAGCCAGGGACAAACGGAATTGAATGTTTCCATGGTTCAAAGCCAGATCATTACTGTTACCGGTACCGTAACCGACAGCGACACAGGTGAACCCATTGCCAATGCTTCGGTTGAAGTGCTTGGAACACCGATTGATCCGGTATATACAAACAATAACGGGGAATATACCATTGATGAAATTTTTGAAAACACCTATTCATTCAAGGTCTGGGCTGAAAACTATGCCACCTTAATCCAGCAGGTTACTGTCTCCCCGCAAAATACAGTTGCCAATTTTGAACTGACCGAAACCAATGCGGTCAGCTTTGAAGCTGGAGTTTTCCCTACAGGATGGACATTTTCGGGAAATGCCAACTGGACGATTACCAGTGCTGTTTCCTGGGACGGCCAGTATTCAGCGCGTTCAGGGGCTATTGGTAACGACCAGACCTCTCAGATGATTTACACAATGGAAGCGGCTTCGGCCGGAGAAATTTCTTTTTACAGAAAAGTATCTTCAGAGGCTGATTACGATTACCTGAGGTTTTATATCAACAACGTCCAGAAAGGCCAGTGGTCGGGCGAGGTGGCCTGGTCAGAAGTTTCTTTCCCGGTCACTGCTGGGATGAACACTTTTAAATGGGTATATGAAAAGGATGTTTTTGTCGTATCAGGGCAGGATGCTGCATGGATTGATTACATCATTTTCCCCCCTTCACCCACGGTTAACGCCAATGCAGGACCTAACGGCCAGATTTGTTCCAACGAAACTTTCACATGCCAGGGAGATGCCTCATTTTACACATCTGTTCAATGGACAACAGCCGGCGATGGCACTTTTTCCAATGCATCGATTTTAACTCCGGTTTATACCCCGGGAACCAATGATATCCTCAACGGCAGCGTTGTTTTAACACTTACTGCTTTTGATGGTACTAATTCCAGTAGCGACGGGTTGACATTGACGATTGATCAGTTACCAGCCAATGGAACCCAAATCAATGGGGTTGCTGAAGTGTGTGCAGGGAGTATTGAAATGTACAGTTGCCAGCAAATTGCTCATGCTGATGAGTACGAATGGACATTGACCCCGGCCGAAGCAGGTGTAATTCAGACACAAAACAACAATGAAGTTATTGTTGTGTGGGCTGATGGGTACACTAACACTGCTGTTCTTCAGGTAAGAGGTCTGAACGATTGCGGTTATGGCGCATATTCAGATGAATTCATTGTAACCGTAAATGATTGTACCGGTCTGAATGAAATGACTACCCCCGGATTCAGTTTATTGCCCAATCCGGCTGAAGATCATATAACCATTGCCCTTTCCGACCTTTTTTCAGGAAATCTGAATATCAGGATTTACAGCATATCAGGCACATTGCAACATGAGCAGAACACTCCGGCTTCATCAGATTTCAAGTTAGCAATTGAACTGCATGGCATGCAGTCTGGAGTTTACTTTGTTGTAATTACTGATGGAAATGATCGGGCAATCGAAAAACTTGTAATCAAATAA
- a CDS encoding T9SS type A sorting domain-containing protein, translating into MKQFLFLLLVLLVPTFAITVKAQQTQAEKPEVQRIHNGKQMGQLNPFEVLDTRIDKMKYWRQAAELGLTPIEPYHEVPMGIFKGSRINAKGVVREDSPDVPVTTENSTQSENSIFINPEDPDHVLQSNNSTQNPVGQLYGANYFFSMDFGQTWGGSVQGAGGGNSGDPTTAINLDGRQFVGYIHNNYGQGVSYSDNGTTWTPVLVANASGGGILDKNHMWIDNSPTSPYEGNLYNAWTDFYGPNDSDIEISRSTNAGVSWSPKVNISSAINAGSHNQGVNIQTGPNGEVYVVWAVYDGWPTDESVLGFAKSFDGGATYQPATRILSNIRGIRNTTAGKNHRVNSFPSMTVDISGGENNGNIYIVWANVGVPGTNQGSDVDVYMIKSTNQGQTWSTPIKVNQDPSGLGRKHYFPWISCDSETGTLSVVYYDDRNVGGNKCEVWCSNSFDGGDTWEDFRVSDVDFTPAPIGGLAGGYMGDYLGIAARGSKVYPVWTDNRTGTAMAYVSPYETNNLPRPSDLLGTITFETGEVQLSWQFESVPGFQYFIVYRDNFQITTTTSLSYTDMLPTYGVYKYKVTAMHDDGESTGPSTTLQWGDAHIAVDPEEIIENIPMQSTSTRYVTIENTGQLDLVFEVSGSTQPLRETKDYCIPSGNCSFGDGLTGFSMGDIMNMNNGCSSGAYGNFTSMSTEVQIGESYNVSMTTGYSDQYVTIWIDFNKNETFEANEMLLEGFNLENVGQVYTAQITIPDGVESGEARMRAKAEWLNVPTDPCSGMSYGETEDYTVNVSGWMFVTRETDTIAPGNNKIIEVNFDSNDLENGTYYGNVKVESNDPDMPEVNVPVTLNVGSGFPLALTVVANPPTICLGESTQLFANVTGGSGAYTYLWTSDPIGFTSTEANPVVNPQETTIYYVVVEDGENSINGMTTVFVNTVPEQAATPQGDNSVCVGTYQTVYSTEGAQGSSTYIWTLLPVNSGTIEGNGLTAIVTWDEAFTGEAQIVVQGVNSCGNGLNSEPFMVTMHTLPHVNLGGDMEVCANESVLLDAGNPGATYLWSTGETTQTIVVDTTGVGIGVADFWVQVTDGNGCENSDNISIEFKDCTGISDVSDKWSFNIYPNPNSGLFEVQLQTIRKQQVSISVNDTFGKKVFSNDQVTVSGISAVSVDLRHLSDGVYLLRINGEGINVVQKFIISK; encoded by the coding sequence ATGAAACAGTTTCTATTTCTACTGCTCGTGCTGCTTGTTCCAACTTTTGCAATTACTGTAAAAGCTCAACAAACCCAGGCTGAAAAACCTGAAGTACAGCGAATCCACAATGGCAAGCAGATGGGGCAACTTAACCCTTTCGAAGTCCTAGATACCCGTATTGACAAAATGAAATACTGGCGTCAGGCTGCCGAACTTGGTCTAACTCCAATCGAACCTTACCACGAAGTTCCCATGGGAATTTTCAAAGGTAGCCGCATCAATGCCAAAGGTGTTGTTCGCGAAGACTCTCCGGACGTTCCTGTTACCACCGAAAACTCAACACAGAGTGAAAACTCCATTTTCATCAATCCAGAGGATCCCGATCATGTGTTGCAATCCAACAACTCTACCCAAAATCCGGTTGGCCAATTGTATGGCGCCAACTATTTCTTCTCGATGGATTTCGGGCAAACATGGGGTGGATCGGTACAAGGGGCAGGTGGCGGCAACTCAGGCGACCCAACCACTGCCATTAACCTTGATGGAAGGCAATTTGTCGGATATATCCACAACAATTACGGTCAGGGAGTTTCCTATTCTGACAACGGAACTACCTGGACTCCGGTGCTTGTAGCCAATGCATCTGGTGGGGGCATCCTAGATAAAAATCATATGTGGATCGACAACAGCCCCACAAGTCCTTATGAAGGCAATCTTTACAATGCGTGGACTGATTTTTATGGTCCAAATGACTCAGATATTGAGATTTCACGCTCCACCAATGCCGGCGTAAGCTGGTCGCCAAAAGTCAACATCAGCTCAGCCATCAATGCCGGAAGTCACAACCAGGGTGTGAATATTCAAACCGGACCTAATGGAGAGGTTTATGTTGTATGGGCTGTTTATGATGGTTGGCCGACGGATGAAAGTGTGCTGGGTTTTGCCAAATCATTTGATGGTGGCGCCACCTATCAACCCGCTACAAGAATTCTGTCAAACATTCGTGGTATCCGCAATACAACCGCAGGCAAAAACCACAGGGTAAACTCTTTTCCATCGATGACAGTAGATATCAGCGGTGGTGAAAATAATGGAAATATTTACATAGTCTGGGCAAATGTTGGCGTTCCGGGAACTAACCAGGGATCGGATGTCGATGTGTACATGATCAAATCCACCAACCAGGGACAAACATGGTCAACACCAATAAAAGTCAACCAGGATCCATCCGGTCTTGGCCGCAAGCACTATTTCCCATGGATCAGCTGTGATTCTGAAACAGGAACACTCAGTGTAGTTTATTATGATGATAGAAACGTTGGTGGCAACAAATGCGAGGTTTGGTGCTCCAATTCATTTGACGGTGGGGATACATGGGAAGATTTCCGGGTAAGCGACGTGGACTTCACTCCTGCCCCCATAGGCGGTCTTGCCGGTGGTTATATGGGCGACTATCTTGGCATTGCAGCCCGCGGTTCAAAGGTTTATCCCGTTTGGACCGACAACCGCACTGGTACTGCCATGGCCTATGTATCACCTTATGAAACCAACAACCTTCCTCGCCCGTCGGATCTGCTGGGAACGATAACATTTGAAACAGGAGAAGTACAACTCAGCTGGCAATTTGAAAGTGTTCCCGGATTCCAGTATTTTATTGTTTACCGCGACAATTTCCAGATCACCACTACAACCTCCCTGTCTTACACTGACATGCTGCCAACCTATGGCGTTTATAAATACAAGGTAACCGCCATGCATGATGACGGTGAGTCAACCGGACCAAGCACTACATTGCAGTGGGGTGATGCGCATATTGCCGTTGATCCTGAAGAGATCATCGAAAATATTCCTATGCAAAGTACCTCAACAAGGTATGTTACCATCGAAAATACCGGTCAGCTTGATCTTGTGTTTGAAGTTTCCGGCTCGACACAGCCCCTTCGAGAAACAAAAGACTATTGCATCCCATCAGGAAACTGCTCATTTGGAGATGGTCTGACGGGATTCTCCATGGGCGATATCATGAACATGAACAATGGGTGCAGCTCAGGAGCATATGGCAATTTTACCTCCATGAGCACCGAGGTTCAGATTGGAGAATCTTACAATGTCAGTATGACGACAGGGTACAGTGACCAATATGTTACTATCTGGATTGATTTTAATAAAAACGAGACTTTTGAAGCAAATGAAATGCTACTTGAAGGCTTCAACCTGGAAAATGTCGGACAGGTTTATACTGCTCAGATCACTATTCCCGATGGGGTTGAAAGTGGAGAAGCCCGCATGAGAGCCAAAGCTGAATGGCTCAATGTTCCTACTGATCCTTGCAGTGGCATGAGCTATGGCGAAACTGAAGATTATACCGTGAACGTTTCCGGTTGGATGTTTGTAACCCGTGAAACGGATACTATTGCTCCCGGTAACAATAAAATTATTGAAGTAAATTTCGATTCCAATGATCTGGAAAATGGAACCTACTATGGAAATGTAAAAGTGGAAAGCAACGACCCGGATATGCCGGAAGTTAATGTACCTGTTACACTGAATGTTGGCTCCGGATTCCCGCTTGCATTAACTGTAGTAGCCAATCCACCAACAATTTGCCTCGGAGAGTCCACTCAGCTTTTCGCTAATGTTACCGGTGGTAGTGGGGCATATACCTATTTGTGGACCTCAGATCCCATCGGTTTCACTTCAACAGAAGCCAACCCCGTGGTTAATCCCCAGGAAACAACAATTTATTATGTAGTTGTTGAGGACGGAGAAAATTCAATTAACGGCATGACTACTGTGTTTGTAAATACAGTTCCGGAGCAGGCCGCTACGCCTCAGGGTGATAATTCGGTTTGCGTTGGAACTTACCAAACTGTTTATAGTACTGAAGGAGCCCAGGGTTCTTCAACATATATCTGGACATTATTGCCTGTAAATTCGGGCACGATCGAAGGAAACGGACTGACTGCAATCGTTACCTGGGATGAAGCGTTTACTGGTGAAGCGCAGATTGTCGTTCAAGGTGTTAATTCTTGCGGAAATGGTCTGAATTCAGAGCCTTTTATGGTAACAATGCACACATTGCCACATGTTAATCTCGGTGGAGATATGGAAGTCTGTGCCAACGAATCTGTTTTGCTTGATGCAGGAAATCCTGGCGCCACCTACCTCTGGTCTACCGGTGAAACTACTCAAACCATTGTTGTTGACACAACCGGAGTTGGTATCGGCGTAGCAGATTTTTGGGTACAGGTGACTGATGGTAACGGTTGTGAAAATTCTGACAACATCTCCATCGAATTCAAAGATTGTACGGGGATATCCGATGTTTCGGATAAATGGTCATTCAACATTTATCCTAACCCTAACTCCGGGTTGTTTGAAGTGCAGCTGCAAACAATCAGAAAACAGCAAGTTAGCATTTCTGTCAATGATACCTTCGGAAAGAAAGTATTCAGCAACGATCAGGTAACCGTTAGCGGCATTTCAGCGGTATCGGTCGACCTGAGACACCTTAGTGACGGGGTTTATTTACTCCGGATTAATGGTGAAGGTATTAATGTGGTGCAAAAATTCATTATCAGCAAATAG
- a CDS encoding S8 family serine peptidase, translated as MNRIYTWFFWAFFAMAILPQTTFASDEGIFSPRLIEKLESAKGDEMIRINIFLKEKFDSQELIQNISTMRKDDRRAYVIEVLKDFSSLTQKGVLSKLSDFEQNRQVSEVTSLWINNVINCYATPEAIMELSTRSDIEQIDYDEYRVVLDPNERKNAFFEEGYSGNREITWNVLKVNAQLVWALGYDGEGVIVSVIDTGVNYNHVDLVNNVWENPEFPFHGYNFVSNNNNPMDDHGHGTHCAGTVAGDGTAGSQTGVAPGATIMCLKVLDAGGGGNESSVWAAVQFSVEHGANVMSLSLGWQHSWGPNRTAFRQAFDNGLAAGLIASVAAGNEGNQQGSYPIPDNVRTPGDCPPPWLHPDQTLTGGISSVVCVGATNSSDVIAGFSSRGPLTWSTIAPYNDYAYQPGMGLIRPDLCAPGVGIKSLAHYSNTGYESGWDGTSMATPAVAGVMALMLQKNNLLEPAEMNQILEETALVLQPGKNNTTGSGRVDALAAVEEVTSVARPTDLVGAITFETGEVQLSWQFEPEPGFEYFKIYRDNLLINTTTDLFYSETLPEYGIYEYKVTAQHETGESNGPKLTLQWGDAHIGVTPEQIVAFMDMGATLTEYITVENTGQLDLIYEVSSSADPVRKNRDYCIPTTNCSFGDGFTGFAMGDISNMNSGCSPNGYGDFTNMSTEIQAGETYDVTLKTGYDDQYVTIWIDFNKNETFDPSEMVLNGFLLANANQNYIAQVTIPEGAESGETRMRAKANWQSATTDPCESTSYGETEDYTVNVSGWLYVQRVTDTIAPGASKMIEVLFDSQDLTAGVYYGNVKVASNDPDLPEVDVPVTLNVGGSFPLALTVNANPSAICLNESSQLTANVTGGTGAYTYLWTSLPAGFTSTLPNPSVSPDETTVYYVEVNDGETTINGETTVVVNHTPEIAGTPQGINSICWGTTQSVFTSSGAQGSEYYIWTLSPASAGTITGTGLTATVDWSALFTGSATVSVNGANSCGNGQVSLPLNVTIHALPQINLGDDMEVCANESVMLDAGNPGATYLWSTGETTQTIVVDTTGVGIGVADFWVQVTDVNSCSNIDNISIEFKDCTGISDVSDKWLFNIYPNPSTGVFDVRLQTIRKQDVSLVITDTFGKEVFRNNKVTVDRSSSIGVDLRHLAEGVYLLRLTGDGINMTQKIIINK; from the coding sequence ATGAACAGAATTTACACCTGGTTTTTTTGGGCATTTTTTGCCATGGCCATTTTACCACAAACAACCTTTGCTTCAGATGAGGGTATTTTTTCACCAAGATTGATCGAAAAACTCGAATCTGCTAAAGGTGATGAAATGATCAGGATCAATATTTTTTTAAAAGAAAAATTTGATTCCCAGGAACTGATCCAAAATATAAGCACTATGCGCAAAGATGATCGCCGTGCTTATGTAATCGAAGTGTTGAAAGACTTTTCCTCCCTCACTCAAAAGGGAGTACTGTCCAAACTCAGTGATTTTGAGCAAAACAGGCAGGTAAGCGAAGTTACTTCCCTTTGGATTAACAATGTTATCAACTGCTATGCTACGCCTGAGGCCATCATGGAACTCAGCACCAGAAGCGATATTGAGCAGATTGACTACGACGAATACCGCGTTGTGCTTGATCCAAATGAGCGTAAAAATGCTTTCTTTGAAGAGGGTTATTCCGGAAATCGTGAAATTACCTGGAATGTACTGAAGGTGAATGCACAACTGGTCTGGGCGCTTGGTTATGATGGCGAGGGAGTCATCGTATCAGTCATTGATACCGGGGTAAACTACAATCACGTTGATCTGGTAAACAATGTATGGGAAAACCCTGAGTTCCCTTTTCACGGTTACAATTTTGTGAGCAATAACAACAACCCTATGGATGACCATGGCCATGGAACCCATTGTGCCGGAACGGTAGCCGGCGATGGAACTGCAGGTTCACAAACCGGTGTCGCTCCAGGTGCAACAATCATGTGCCTGAAAGTGCTGGATGCCGGGGGCGGTGGAAACGAAAGTTCCGTTTGGGCTGCAGTTCAATTCAGCGTTGAACATGGCGCAAATGTGATGAGTTTATCCCTTGGCTGGCAACACTCATGGGGACCAAACCGGACTGCTTTCCGCCAGGCTTTCGACAATGGTCTGGCTGCCGGCCTGATCGCATCCGTTGCAGCAGGTAATGAAGGAAATCAGCAAGGCTCCTATCCTATTCCTGATAATGTGAGGACACCGGGTGACTGCCCCCCACCCTGGCTGCATCCGGACCAAACTTTGACCGGTGGTATTTCGAGTGTGGTTTGTGTAGGTGCAACAAACAGCAGTGATGTTATTGCCGGCTTCTCAAGTCGCGGCCCTCTAACTTGGTCAACCATTGCTCCTTATAATGATTACGCCTACCAACCGGGTATGGGGCTTATCCGTCCAGATCTGTGTGCCCCCGGTGTTGGTATAAAATCCCTTGCACATTACAGCAACACAGGCTATGAGTCAGGATGGGACGGTACATCAATGGCTACTCCCGCCGTTGCGGGTGTTATGGCATTAATGCTGCAAAAAAACAATTTGCTCGAACCTGCCGAAATGAATCAGATCCTCGAAGAAACTGCCCTTGTGTTGCAACCAGGCAAAAACAACACCACCGGCTCCGGCCGTGTGGACGCGCTCGCAGCCGTTGAAGAAGTTACTTCTGTTGCACGACCAACCGACCTGGTTGGAGCGATTACATTCGAAACCGGTGAAGTTCAGCTCAGCTGGCAATTTGAACCTGAACCCGGATTTGAGTATTTCAAAATCTATCGTGATAATCTCCTGATCAACACTACAACGGATCTGTTTTATTCCGAAACATTGCCTGAATACGGCATTTATGAATACAAAGTGACTGCCCAGCACGAGACGGGAGAATCTAATGGACCTAAACTAACACTGCAATGGGGTGATGCCCACATTGGCGTTACTCCTGAGCAAATTGTTGCATTTATGGACATGGGAGCAACTTTAACAGAATACATCACCGTCGAAAACACTGGTCAGCTTGATCTGATCTATGAAGTGTCTTCGTCAGCCGATCCGGTTCGTAAGAATCGCGACTATTGTATTCCTACCACCAATTGCTCTTTTGGTGATGGTTTTACAGGTTTTGCGATGGGCGATATCAGCAATATGAACAGCGGCTGTAGCCCCAACGGTTACGGAGATTTTACCAATATGAGCACCGAAATTCAGGCTGGAGAAACCTATGATGTAACTTTAAAAACCGGCTACGATGACCAGTATGTTACGATCTGGATAGATTTTAACAAGAACGAGACGTTCGACCCCTCGGAGATGGTATTGAATGGATTCCTCCTGGCCAATGCCAATCAGAACTATATTGCTCAGGTCACCATTCCTGAAGGAGCAGAAAGCGGTGAAACAAGGATGAGGGCAAAAGCAAACTGGCAAAGTGCAACCACCGACCCATGCGAGAGCACAAGCTACGGCGAAACCGAGGATTATACTGTGAATGTATCAGGCTGGCTCTATGTGCAGCGCGTAACCGATACTATTGCTCCGGGCGCCTCCAAAATGATTGAAGTGCTTTTTGACTCCCAAGATTTAACTGCTGGCGTGTATTATGGCAATGTAAAAGTTGCTTCAAACGACCCTGATTTGCCGGAAGTCGATGTTCCGGTAACGCTTAATGTCGGAGGCAGTTTTCCACTTGCACTTACTGTAAATGCCAACCCGTCAGCAATTTGTCTTAATGAATCATCACAACTGACCGCCAACGTTACTGGCGGAACGGGTGCTTATACTTACCTGTGGACATCCCTGCCAGCCGGGTTCACCTCTACTTTGCCAAATCCAAGTGTTTCTCCTGACGAAACCACCGTTTATTATGTTGAAGTAAACGACGGAGAAACAACTATAAATGGAGAAACAACTGTGGTTGTCAACCATACCCCCGAAATTGCCGGGACTCCACAAGGCATTAACTCAATCTGCTGGGGCACAACCCAATCGGTTTTTACATCCTCAGGAGCCCAGGGTTCTGAATATTACATCTGGACCCTTTCACCCGCCTCAGCAGGGACAATCACAGGAACTGGATTAACCGCTACTGTTGACTGGAGTGCATTGTTTACCGGATCAGCAACAGTATCAGTAAATGGGGCAAACTCATGCGGAAATGGACAGGTATCTTTGCCGTTAAATGTAACTATACATGCACTCCCTCAGATAAACCTTGGTGATGACATGGAAGTTTGTGCCAACGAATCTGTTATGCTTGACGCAGGAAATCCCGGTGCAACCTACCTCTGGTCAACCGGTGAAACCACTCAAACCATTGTTGTTGACACAACAGGTGTTGGTATCGGTGTAGCAGATTTTTGGGTACAGGTTACCGATGTTAACAGCTGTTCCAATATCGACAACATCTCCATCGAATTCAAAGATTGCACAGGAATATCCGATGTTTCCGATAAATGGTTATTCAATATTTATCCTAACCCCAGCACCGGCGTTTTTGATGTAAGACTTCAAACCATCAGAAAACAGGATGTAAGTCTTGTTATTACAGATACTTTTGGAAAAGAGGTTTTCAGAAATAACAAGGTGACTGTTGACAGAAGTTCATCCATTGGGGTTGATCTGAGGCATCTTGCTGAAGGAGTCTATCTGCTCCGGTTAACTGGCGATGGTATCAACATGACTCAAAAGATCATCATCAACAAATAA